One region of Peromyscus eremicus chromosome 4, PerEre_H2_v1, whole genome shotgun sequence genomic DNA includes:
- the Brd3os gene encoding putative uncharacterized protein BRD3OS — MSGRVSLAEKALSERYARLRYRDTSLLIWQQQQQKLESVPPSTYLSRSRSMWYSQYGNEAILVRDKNQLGVSKDTGQSKFCSIM, encoded by the coding sequence ATGAGCGGTCGGGTCTCGCTGGCAGAGAAGGCCCTGTCAGAACGCTATGCCCGCCTCCGGTACAGGGACACTTCCTTGCTGATttggcaacagcagcagcagaagttGGAGTCTGTACCACCTAGTACATACCTGAGCAGGAGCCGCAGCATGTGGTACTCCCAGTATGGAAATGAGGCCATCTTAGTCCGAGACAAAAACCAGCTTGGGGTCTCTAAGGACACTGGCCAGTCTAAGTTTTGCTCAATCATGTAA